GTCTGCTGCAACTGAGGTGGTGATGTATAAAAATCCAAGTTGCGGCTGTTGTGGCGCTTGGGCAAAACATATGAGAGCTGCAGGTTTTACGGTGAAAGAGTTACCACGTGAAGATATGGAGGCAGTGAAAGAGAAATATGGTGTATCAGCGGGGTTAGCATCATGCCATACGGCACTTGTAGATGGTTATGTGATTGAAGGGCATGTGCCCGCTTCTGATGTGTTGCGTTTATTAAAGGACCGTCCAGATGTTGTCGGTTTAACAGCGCCAGGTATGCCTATGCAGTCACCAGGTATGCAGGCAGAAGGTAAAAATCCCAGAAATTATGATGTATTGGCTTTTGATCAACAAGGTGGAGTTAAAGTTTATCATAGGTATGAATAAGGTATAGTAACCTATGACATGGGTAACTGGTTTTGCGTAAACACCTTGCATTAAAAGTTGGGGTTTTGTTAAGCCTTATCTTTTTGTTGGTGGCAGTGTTTGGCTGGGACCTACTCAGTGATATGCGGCATTTGCAACAAGAAGCAGCGGTTGTCGAAAATAGTAATCATCAAAGTCATGATTTACATGCCATTGAAATGGGCGTGTATCGTAATATTAAAGTCGTGAATGACTTTCTTATTACGGGTGACCATCGGTCTGAGGGTGTTTTTCATCAATATCAGCAAAAGCTTGTGCAAATGATTGAACAATATGAAATAACATACCAAGACAGTAGTTTATCTGACTTGATGCAAAGTGTGAAAAACATCAAAGGCATTGCAGAAAAGGTGTTTGTTTTGCCGTTTGCGACAGAAAATATGGAAGGTCCTATTTTTATTGATGAAATTGCGACAGAAGCCAAGCAAGCTGTTGAGCATTTGACCCGTAAACATCATGCCTTAGATGAACAGGTCAACCGTGCTATGCAAATGATGGCGGGTTTGCGTATGGATATGCGTCAAGAAACAGTTGCTTTAATGTTGGTATTATTGCTGAGTTTAGGGTTCTTAGCCTATTTTATTTATAATCAAATCGTCCATCCACTTGTGCAAATGAAAAAGGCTGTGCAACGGGTTGGAGAAGGTAATTTTGATGTTCATTGTGCGGTTGTTTCAGATGATGAAATTGGAGAGTTAGCTAAGGCTTTTAATACCATGGGTGAGGCATTACAGGAGCGAGAGCAAAAGCTAAATCGAATCCGAAGCTTGGCTGCGCATCAAGAAAAAATGAATGCTTTGTCTGTGATGTCAGCAAGTCTCGCGCATGAAGTGGGTAACCCTTTAGCTTCGGTAGGCATGTTGCTACACATGGCAAAACGCAAATTGGCGCAACAAGATACGCAAGCAGTGGCTTCGCATTTGGACTCAGCTGTCAAAGAAACCGAGCGCATGGAATTGATTATTCAAACAGTGCTGGATTTTGGTCGGCATGAATTTGATATGCGGTTTCATGCGTTTGCAGTGAGATCTGTGATTGCTGATGCTGTTAAACTAGGGCAAATGTCTCCCCAACATAAACGTGTAGTGATTCAAGTCAACGAGGATTCGAATATGCCTTTGGTGTATGCCTCCAGCAGTATGTTGATGCAGGTGTTGATGAATGTGATTCACAATGCTTGCCATGCTTGTCGTGAAAGTGGTGAGGTACATATTCAAACGATTGAACAAGGTGGACATATTGTGATTGATGTGTGCGACACAGGGCATGGCATTGAGCAAGCTATGCGCAAATCTATTTTTAACCCCAGTGTAACCACCAAAGAAAAGGGGGAAGGTACGGGGTTTGGTTTAGCCATAAGCAAAGAGCTGATGGATGCTATGCATGGTACATTGTCGTTGCTTGAGGATGCTGGTCATGGCACGTGCTTTCGTATCAGTGTGCCGATTGCGCACCAAGGTAAAGGTATAACATGAAGTTATTAGTGGTTGAAGACGAACAATATATCCGCCAAGGTATCGTGGAGCTTTTGCGTGAAGAAGGTTTTGATACCACTGAAGCTTCAACTGTTACCGAGACATTGGCATGTTTAGATGCGGGTAATATTGATGCTGTATTGTGTGATAACTTTTTGCCTGATGGTGAGGGTTTTGATGTGTTGCGTGCCATTGCGGGTTCGGGTATCGCACTCATATTAATGACAGCATTTGGTAATCGAGATTTGGCATCCCGAGCTTTTGCAGCAGGTGCATATGATTATGTTGCCAAACCGATTCGTTTTGATGAATTACTTGCACGCTTGCAACGCTTGCAAGAGAAGCTTCTTTTACGAGAAAAAGTGATTGAAAGTGAGCAGCTTGTCCAAGACCAAGGTGAGTT
This genomic stretch from Ghiorsea bivora harbors:
- a CDS encoding DUF411 domain-containing protein, producing MYQLKRFKLILGLLVAPVLIIGGLTVESAATEVVMYKNPSCGCCGAWAKHMRAAGFTVKELPREDMEAVKEKYGVSAGLASCHTALVDGYVIEGHVPASDVLRLLKDRPDVVGLTAPGMPMQSPGMQAEGKNPRNYDVLAFDQQGGVKVYHRYE
- a CDS encoding sensor histidine kinase, which encodes MRKHLALKVGVLLSLIFLLVAVFGWDLLSDMRHLQQEAAVVENSNHQSHDLHAIEMGVYRNIKVVNDFLITGDHRSEGVFHQYQQKLVQMIEQYEITYQDSSLSDLMQSVKNIKGIAEKVFVLPFATENMEGPIFIDEIATEAKQAVEHLTRKHHALDEQVNRAMQMMAGLRMDMRQETVALMLVLLLSLGFLAYFIYNQIVHPLVQMKKAVQRVGEGNFDVHCAVVSDDEIGELAKAFNTMGEALQEREQKLNRIRSLAAHQEKMNALSVMSASLAHEVGNPLASVGMLLHMAKRKLAQQDTQAVASHLDSAVKETERMELIIQTVLDFGRHEFDMRFHAFAVRSVIADAVKLGQMSPQHKRVVIQVNEDSNMPLVYASSSMLMQVLMNVIHNACHACRESGEVHIQTIEQGGHIVIDVCDTGHGIEQAMRKSIFNPSVTTKEKGEGTGFGLAISKELMDAMHGTLSLLEDAGHGTCFRISVPIAHQGKGIT